The sequence below is a genomic window from Streptococcus oralis.
ATCTAATTCATAATTTGTGTAAACTTCAGTATCCCAATTAAATACACCATTATCTTTTTTATTTTCATAATCTACACCAGTTCCGTTACCACAATTTCCGCAATGAATATTTTCAACAATTGAATCAAAGTACTCTGACTCATAATCAATATTGAATTGCTCATTTAATAACTCTGCCAATGTTTTTGCAGGATCGATTTCAGTGTCGATAGATTCATCATCTTCGAAGTTCTGCTCAAAACTATAACAAAAATCTTTAATCTCTGAACATTCTTCACATCGAATTATCATTTGATTCATTTTAGAAATTACATAGTTCTTTAACTCATTTATAACATCCATTTTGTTGGGAAAATAACTTTCTCCACTAACTAAATTTGTTCCACAACTTTCACAAGTAATATCCTGAAAACATTTTTGTGAATACTCATCAAATAAAAAATTAATAATATTTTCTTTGGGATGCTCTCTTACAACATATTCTTCAATAGAAAGAATAAAATTATACTCATCACAATTACAACATAACATTTAAATTCTCCTAAATTTACAAATAGTATAATTTTCTAATATTGAATTTGTTCATATCAAAACACCATCTCTCCACTCTCCTCAAGCGTAAACTTGACATTGTCTTCAATCCACTTACGGCGTGGTTCAACCTTGTCACCCATGAGGACATTGACGCGACGTTCTGCGCGGGCTAGGTCTTCAATCGTAACACGGATGAGTGTACGAGTTTCCGGATTCATAGTTGTTTCCCAAAGTTGGTCCGCATTCATCTCACCAAGACCTTTGTAGCGTTGAAGGGTAGCCCCTTTACCAAACTGCTTACGTAGTTCCTCTAGCTCACCATCCGTCCAAGCGTAGGCCACTTCTTCTTTCTTGCCTTTACCTTTAGACATCTTGTAAAGTGGAGGAAGGGCGATATAGACATGTCCAGCTTCGACTAGTGGACGCATATAGCGATAAAAGAAGGTTAAGAGAAGAGTTTGAATGTGGGCCCCGTCGGTATCCGCATCGGTCATGATAATGATCTTGTCATAGTTGGCATCTTCAATGGAGAAATCTGCTCCAACACCAGCACCGATGGTATAAATCATGGTGTTGATTTCTTCGTTTTTCAGGATATCTGCCATCTTGGCCTTGGCTGTATTGATAACCTTACCACGAAGAGGTAGGATAGCCTGGAACTTACGGTCACGACCTTGTTTGGCAGAACCACCGGCAGAGTCCCCCTCAACTAGGTAGAGTTCATTCTTGGCAGGGTTTTTAGACTGGGCTGGAGTCAATTTTCCAGACAACAAGCCCTTGTCTTTCTTGTTTTTCTTACCATTTCGGCTCTCATTACGCGCCTTACGTGCCGCTTCACGAGCATCACGCGCCTTGATAGCCTTGCGAATGAGATTGGAAGCCAGTTCACCATTTTCCATAAGGAAGAAGGTCAACTTATCAGCCACAATTCCATCCACAACCGGACGAGCTAGTGGACTCCCCAGTTTATCCTTGGTCTGACCCTCAAACTGGAGGTGTTCTTCCGGAACTAGGATAGAAAGGACGGCAGCTAGTCCTTCACGGTAATCTGACCCTTCAAGATTTTTATCTTTTTCCTTGAGAAGTCCCGTCTTACGCGCATAATCGTTCATGACCTTAGTAATGGCTGACTTGAGTCCTGTCTCATGCGTTCCACCGTCTTTAGTACGAACGTTATTGACAAAGGATAGAATGTTATCTGAAAATCCATCATTGTACTGGAGGGCAACTTCCACTTGGAAACCATTATCTTCCCCTTCAAAGTATAGGACTGGCGTTAAGGTTTCCTTGTCTTCATTCAGATAGGATACAAAGTCCTGAACTCCGTTCTCATAGTGGAACTCAATTGCTTCATCTGTTCGCTTGTCCGTCAATGACAAGGTGACATTTTTTAAGAGAAAGGCTGACTCATTGAGACGTTCTGAAATGGTATTGTACTTAAAGTCTGTCGTAGAAAAAATCGTCGCGTCAGGCATGAAAGTGACTTTGGTACCTGTCTTAGACTTGGGTGCTGTACCAATTTTCTTCAAGGTTGTGACGGGTTTCCCGCCATTTTCAAAACGTTGCTTGTAGACTGTACCGTCACGGGTGATTTCAACTTCTAGCCAACTTGATAGGGCATTAACAACGGAAGAACCCACTCCATGGAGACCTCCAGATGTCTTATAGCCACCTTGACCGAATTTTCCTCCAGCGTGGAGAATGGTAAAGATAACCTCAACAGTTGGAATTCCCATGGCGTGCATCCCAGTCGGCATCCCTCGACCATGATCTTGAACGGTTAAACTTCCGTCTTTATTGATAGTCACATCAATACGGTCACCAAATCCAGACAAGGCTTCATCTACTGCATTGTCCACGATTTCCCAGACCAAATGATGGAGACCAGCTCCGTCAGTCGATCCAATGTACATACCCGGACGTTTACGGACCGCATCCAACCCTTCTAGCACCTGAATGGCATCATCATTGTAGTTATTAATATTGATTTCCTTTTTTGACACAAGGAACCTCCTATTTGTTCATCTTTTCTATTTTACAGGTTTTCTAGGGATTTTGCAAAGTTTTTCCCGTTCAGCTGTCACAATTTCACAAGAGATTCTCAGCCTTTCTACACCATTTCATGGTATAATAGGTACATGATGACATTTGTATTATTAATTTTAGCTTATCTACTAGGTTCGATTCCGTCTGGTCTTTGGATTGGACAAGTTTTCTTTCAAACAAATCTGCGCGAACACGGTTCTGGAAATACTGGTACGACCAATACTTTCCGTATTTTGGGTAAGAAAGCGGGTATGGCAACCTTTGCGATTGACTTCTTTAAAGGAACCTTGGCCACTCTGCTTCCAATCTTTTTCCATTTGCAAGGAATCTCACCTCTCGTCTTTGGTCTTTTGGCCGTAATTGGACATACCTTTCCTATCTTTGCAGGCTTTAAAGGTGGTAAGGCTGTCGCAACCAGTGCTGGAGTGATTTTCGGATTTGCGCCTGTTTTCTGTCTCTATCTAGCAATCGTATTCTTTGGAAGCCTCTATCTAGGTAGTATGATTTCACTGTCTAGCGTTACTGCTTCTATCGCAGCCGTTATCGGAGTTCTCCTATTTCCACTATTTGGATTTATCCTGAGCAGCTATGACCCCCTCTTCATTCTGATTATCCTAGCACTTGCTAGCTTGATTATCATTCGTCACAAGGATAATATCACACGCATCCAAAATAAAACTGAAAATCTCGTCCCATGGGGATTAAACCTAACCCATCAAAATCCTAACAAATAAAACGTCAGTTTGAAACTGACGTTTTTTTGTATGCTTATTTTGACTTGATGTAGTTGATACCGTCTGCCTTTGGTGCGACTGCTTTTCCAAAGAAGGCTGCCAAGACAAGGATGGTCAAGACATAAGGGGCGATTTGAAGGTAAACCGCTGGCACTCCTTGTAAGAAAGGTAATTGAGAACCGATAACTGCCAAACTTTGTGAAAGTCCAAAGAAAAGACTAGAAAGCATAGCACCAATTGGGTTCCATTTACCAAAGATCATTGCAGCAAGAGCGATAAATCCAGGACCGACAATAGTTGTCACTGAGAAGTTGACAGAAATGGATTGAGCATAAATCGCTCCCCCAATTCCACCAAGGAAACCTGAAATAACAACCCCAAGATATCGCATCTTGTAGACATTGATCCCCAAGGTATCCGCTGCCTGAGGGTGTTCACCAACAGAGCGAAGGCGAAGACCAAAACGTGTCTTGAAGAGAATAAACCATGCGAGGAAAGAGAAGGCAATCGCAATATAACCTAGCAAACTTGTTGACTTGAAGAAGATATCTCCAATCACAGGGATATCAGCCAAAACTGGGAAATCAAAACGTCCAAAAGTCTGGCTTAAGTTATCCGTTTGTCCTTTGTTATAAAGAACTTTAACCAAGAAAACCGCTAGGGCAGGAGCCATCAAGTTCAATACTGTACCACTGACAACATGGTCCGCACGGAAATGAACCGTTGCGACGGCATGGATGAGAGAGAAAATAGCTCCCACGATACCAGCAACTAACAAGGAAATCCAAGGAGTCGCTGCTCCAAGTTGTTCTGCAAACTCAAGGTTAAAGACAACCCCAGAAAAGGCTCCCATAACCATAATTCCTTCAAGACCGACGTTAACGACACCACCACGTTCAGAGAAAACTCCTCCGATACTCGTAAAAATAAGTGGTGCTGAGTAAATCAGCATAGAAGAGACCAAGAGGGTGAGTAATGTTGTAATAGACATCCTTACTTACCTCCTTTAACTTGTTTTTTAGGTTTGACAAAGCGTTCGATAATGTAGTGAACGCTGACAAAGAAGATAATAGACGCTGTTACAATGCTGACAAGCTCAGACGGAACTTGCGCTGCGTTCATACCTGGTGCTCCTACTTGCAAAACTCCAAATAAGAAGGCTGCAAAGAGAATTCCAATTGGTGAATTTCCAGCAAGCAAACTAACTGCCATCCCGTTAAATCCGATAGCTAATGATGACCCCTGAACGTAAACGTTTTGGAAGGTTCCAAGCCCTTCAACAGCTCCACCGAGACCAGCCAAAGCACCAGAGATAATCATTGATAGGATGATTGTACGTTTTGCTGAAATACCAGCGTACTCTGAAGCATGGGGATTGAGACCAACTGCTCGAATTTCAAAACCGAGAGTCGTTTTCTTAAGCAAGAACCAAATCACCCCAACAGCAATGATAGCAAAGAAGATACCGATATTCATACGAGAATTACCAGTCAACTCAGATAACCATGGTGTCTGGTAACTAGCATTGGCACTCACACGAATCGTTGAGTCTGTACTTTGCATAAAGTCTTTCGGAAAAGAATGAATAAAGGCGTTCCCTACGTACAAAACAATGTAGTTCATCATAATGGTTACGATAACCTCTGACGTACCGAGATAAGCTCTGAGAATACCTGGAATTGCACCAACAATTCCACCTGCGATCAGAGCAATCACCACAGTCGCTAAAATCAACATTGGACGTGGCATGTCTGGATGCGACAAGGCAAACCAACCGCTGAGAATCCATCCGGCAAGCGCTTGACCAGGAAGTCCAACGTTGAAGAAACCTGCCCGACTAGCAACAGCAAAACCAAGACCAATCAAGACTAGAGGTCCCATGGCACGGAAAATTTCCCCAATCCCGCGAAGGCTACCAAAAGCTGTATAGAACAACTCCTCATAACCCCAGATAGCATCGTAGCCGAAGATCCACATGACAATGGCCCCGAGCAAGATTCCTAAGAATACGGAAATCAAGGGAACCGAAATTTGTTGTAATTTTTTAGACATCACTCTTCTCCTTTCCCAAGTTTCCACCTGCCATCAAGACACCAAGTTCTTGTTTGTTAGTCGTTTCTGGCGATACAATACCTTGAATCTTACCATCGTGAATAACAGCAATTCGGTCTGAGACATTTAAAATCTCATCCAATTCAAAGCTGACAACAAGGACAGCCTTACCGTTATCGCGCTCTTCAATCAAACGTTTGTGGATATATTCAATGGCACCGACATCCAAACCACGAGTTGGTTGGCTGACGATAAGGAGTTCAGGATCACGATCAATCTCACGAGCAATAATCGCTTTTTGTTGATTTCCTCCTGAAAGAGCTGCTGCTGGAACAAATTCGCTTGCCGCACGAACGTCAAATTCTTCCATCAATTTCTTAGCATGTGAAGTGATATTAGCATAGTTCAAGATACCATTCTTGCTGAGTGGTTCTTTGTAGTAGGTTTGAAGAGCGATATTTTCTGAAATCATCATCTCCAAAATCAAGCCATCACGGTGACGGTCTTCAGGAACATGCCCCACGCTTAGTTCTGTAATTTGTCGAGGATGCATCCCTACGATTGATTTGCCTTTTAATTCAACGCTACCTGACTCAACCTTACGAAGACCTGTAATGGCTTGAATGAGTTCAGATTGACCATTGCCATCAATACCTGCAATACCGACAATTTCACCAGCACGAACATCCAAGGATAGATTTTTTACTGCTGGTACACCGCGGTTTTCATTGACAACCAAGTCTTTGATAGACAAGACCACTTCTTTGGGTTGTGGTGCCTGTTTCTCCGTTTTAAAGGAGACAGAGCGTCCTACCATCATTTCTGCCAAATCAGCATTGGTAGCTCCAGCAATCTCAACCGTCTGGATTGATTTACCACGACGGATAACCGTCACTCGATTGGATACCGCACGAATTTCATCCAGTTTATGGGTAATCAAAATAATGGATTTTCCTTCTTTGACAAGGTTTTTCATGATAGCCATCAACTCGTCAATCTCAGAAGGAGTCAATACAGCTGTAGGTTCGTCAAAGATAAGGATATCAGCACCACGATAAAGTGTTTTTAAGATTTCTACACGTTGTTGGGCACCAACGGAAATGTCCGCCACCTTAGCAGCAGGATCCACTGCCAAACCATAACGTTCAGAAAGAGCCTTGATTTCTTTAGTAGCTTCAGCTATATCTAGCACACCATTTTTAGTGATTTCACTCCCCAAAATGATATTTTCAGCTACTGTAAAAGCTTCAACCAACATAAAATGTTGGTGAACCATCCCAATTCCTAGACTAGCAGCTTTAGAAGGTGAATCTAGTTTGACAACTTGACCATTCACCGCAATTTCACCACTAGTTGGCTCAAGAAGTCCTGCCAGCATATTCATCAGAGTGGATTTACCCGCTCCATTTTCTCCTAAAAGTGCATGGATTTCACCTTTTCGCAGTTGCAAATTGATCTTGTCGTTTGCTACAAATTCACCAAACACCTTGGTGATATCCCGCATCTCAATGACATTTTCGTGTGCCATATGCTCTTCCTTTCAGAGGTTTATTTTATTTCAATAAAACCTGCTAATCACATTAACAAGCTCTATTGAGACAAAAATTGCCTCAATTCTTAAAGAAGCGACCGATGGCCGCTTCCTAAGAAATGACTTTTATCCATTATTTTTCAGGAACTTTTACACTTCCGTCAAGGATTTTAGCTTTTGCATCTTCGACAGCCTTTTTACCTTCTTCTGAAAGGTTTGTTACTGCCAAGTCAACCCCTTTATCTTTCAATGAGTAGACGATAACTTGTCCACCAGGGAATTCACCTTTTTCTGTTTTGTTGGCAATATCTTTTACAGTTGTACCAACTTGTTTCAATGTAGATACAAGAACGAAGTTTGATTCTTTACCATCTTTAGAAGTGTATTTACCTTCTGCTGCTTGGTCACGGTCTACACCAATAACCCAAACTTTTTCATTTTCATTTTTGCTTTCGTTCAAAGATTTTGCTTCAGCAAAGACACCAGCACCTGTACCACCAGCTGCTTGGTAGACAACGTCTGCACCTGCAGCGTATTGAGCTGCTGCAATTGTTTTACCTTTGGCAGCATCACCAAATGAACCAGCGTAGTCAACTTGTACTTTGATAGATGGGTCTACTGACTCAACACCAGCCTTAAATCCAGCAGCGAAACGTGAAATAACTTCAGATTCGATACCACCTACAAAACCAACTTGTTTTGTTTTAGTTGTTTTAGCTGCTGCAACACCAGCAAGGTAAGCTGCTTCGTTATCAGCAAATGTTACGCTCGCAACATTCTTTTGATCTTTGATCACATCATCAATCAAGACATAGTTTAAGTCAGAGTGGTCTTTTGCTGCCTCTTCAACTGCATTGTGAAGTGCAAAACCAACACCGAAGATCAGGTTGTAACTTCCAGCCGCTTGTTGCAAGTTGTTAGCATAGTCTGCTTCACTTGTTGATTGGAAATAAGTAAAGCCTTTATCTTTAGAAAGATTGTGTTCTTTACCCCAGTCTTGCAAACCTTCCCAAGCTGATTGGTTAAATGATTTATCATCAACACCACCAGTATCTGTTACGATCGCTGCTTTTGTCTTCATTTCAGATGAAGATGAAGCTGCGTTACGAGAAGAGCGGTTACCACATGCAGCAAGTCCAACTGCTGCCACTGCAACTAGACCAAGGCCTAGCCATTGTTTCTTGTTCATTACTGAACCTCCTAAATAAGATGTGCAACGATGTTGCAAGTATGGATTGGTTGGCCACAAGGACCACGTCACTCAGAGAGTGACTCAGACTAGTTTAAGTCTGTAAATGAGTATGGAAGTAACTCCCCGACCGTCATCTCGACCGTCGATTTATCTTTAGCGACTAAAGTCACTTTTAGATCTTGTTCAAAAAATTCAACCATGACCTGGCGGCAAGCACCACATGGCGAGATAGGTTTTTCAGTTTGTCCGTAGACAATCAATTCTGAAAATTTCCGTTGTCCCTCCGAAACTGCTTTGAAAATAGCGGTACGCTCTCCACAATTAGTCAAGGGATAACTAGCATTCTCGATGTTCACACCCGTATAAATACTACCATCCTTGGCTACTAAAACAGCTCCGATGGGAAAGTGAGAATAGGGGACATAGGCTTGTTTGCTGGTTTCAATTGCTAGTTCAATCAACTCAGTAGTCGCCATCTGCCAATTCTCCTTTTAAAATCGCAACGCCAGCAGATGTTCCGATACGGGTAGCACCTGCTTCCACAAAAGCAACAGCATCCGCATATGAACGAGCTCCACCAGCTGCCTTAACTCCCATATCTGGCCCGACTGTTTTACGCATTAATTTAACATCTGCTACCGTAGCACCGCCAGTTGAAAATCCAGTTGATGTTTTGACAAAGTCAGCGCCTGCTTTTTGGGATAATTGGCAAGCCACAACCTTTTCATCGTCTGTCAACAAGCAGGCTTCAATAATAACTTTTACTAACTTGTCACCACTTGCTTCGACGACAGCACGGATGTCCGATTCAACTAAATCAAGATTGCCTGATTTGAGAGCACCAACATTGATAACCATATCAATCTCATCTGCACCGTTTTGAACAGCTTCTTTTGTTTCAAAAGCTTTCACATCTGAAGTTGTTGCTCCCAAAGGAAAACCTACTACTGTACAAACCTTTACATCTGAACCATCAAGTCCTATTTTCGCATGTTTCACCCATGTGGGATTGACACAAACGCTGGCAAAGTCATACTCACGCGCTTCAGATAGCAAACGATCAATTTGTTCTTGGCTTGCATCTTGCTTTAAAAGCGTATGATCGATATACTTATTTAACTTCATATTCGGATTCTCCCTGGTTTTATGAGATAATTTCTATAATTTCTCGTAAACTTTGCACTCCATCATTTATTTTAACATATTTTTGAAATTCTGTAACTAGTTCAGAAGAAATTTTTCCATTTGTATAAACTTTTGCAACAATTTCTCCTTTTTGAACGGAGTCTCCAACTTTCTTTTCAAAAACAATCCCTGTTTCATAGTCCAGGTCATCAGACTTGACTGCACGACCAGCTCCTAGTCTCATGGCATAGAGCCCAAATTCCATAGCTGGAAGAGCTGAAATAACACCTGTATCTTGAGCTGGAATTTCCACCACATGAGTAACCTTGACTGGGCGATAGAGGTCTTCTAAATCACCGCCTTGAGCTGCTACCATTTCTTCAAACTTAGCCAGTGCTTGGCCATTTTCAAGATGTTGACGGATTTCCTCGATCGTTTTCTCAACATCAGCCAATCCAAGCAAAATCTGAGCCAATTCACAGATAAAGTGACTAATATCTTCTCGGCCTTTTCCTTGAAGAATCTCGATTGCCTCAAGGATTTCGAGACGATTGCCAATGGCTCTTCCCAAGGGCTGACTCATATCGGTAATGACTGCTACTGTCTTTCGACCAACAGCCTTACCAAGATCCACCATGGTTTGAGCCAATTCGCGCGCCTCATCAACAGTCTTCATGAAGGCACCCTCACCGACCGTTACATCTAGCAAAATGGCATCCGCTCCTGCAGCGATTTTCTTGCTCATCACCGAACTAGCAATCAAAGGAATCGTGTCGACAGTTGCTGTCACATCACGGAGGGCATAGAGAAGTTTATCTGCTTTAACCAGCTGATCGGACTGCCCAATGACAGATACACCAATATCCTGTACCTGACGAATAAAATCTTCTTGACTTCGCTCGACTTGATAGCCCTTAATGGACTCCAATTTATCAATTGTCCCACCAGTATGGCCGAGACCTCGACCACTCATTTTAGCAACGGGCACACCGAAACTCGCAACAAGGGGAGCCAAGATTAAGGTCACCTTATCACCTACACCACCAGTCGAATGCTTATCAACTTTAACCCCATCAATAGCTGACAAGTCAAACTCCTGACCTGTCTTGACCATATTCATCGTCAGGTCAGAAATCTCACGTGTGGTCATTCCTTTAAAATAAACAGCCATAGCAAAAGCAGACATTTGATAATCTGGAACAGTTCCAGCCACATAGCCTTCTACCAACCATTTGATTTCAGCTGCAGTCAGTTCTTGACCATCTCGTTTCTTTTGGATTACATCAACTGCTCTCATTCTTTCACACTTCTAAGGATATAATATCCCTTGTCTTTCTTTACGATTTCACAATTTCCAAAAACGTCTTCCATCTTAGCTTTAGCACTAGGAGCCCCCTGTTTTTTCTGAATGACAATCGTTAAGTCACCACCGTCTTCTAGAAAATCCCTGCTCTTTTCGATAATCTCATGAACAACTTGTTTACCCGCTCGAATCGGCGGATTGGAAATAACATGGTCAAACTTCCCTTCAACTTGTTCATAGATATTGGATTGGAAAATCGTCGCTTCTACTTTATTACGTTCAGCATTTTGTCGCGCTAGGTCCAAGGCACGATTATTGATATCGACCATGGTTGCCTGAACTCCATAAGCCTTGACCAATGACAAGCCCAATGGCCCATAACCACAACCCACATCAAGGACCGTCTCTCCTTTGTTAACGTCTAGACACTTCAATAAAAGCTGACTCCCAAAGTCAACCATTTTCTTGCTAAAAACACCCGCATCCGTCAAAAAGGTCATGTTTTCTCCCAACAACTCCACTCTCAACTCATGAATGTCGTGAGCAGCATCAGGATTTTCTGCATAATACATTTTACTCATAAAACTATTTTACCATAATTTAGCTTGAATTGTAAATCGTTTACAAAGTGATGATCAAATGAAAAAGACTGAAGAATCCTATTCAAAAAACCTTTTCTTCAATCTCTTTCAATTATTAGAAATACATTACAATCTATCGGGAACTACAAATCATCATAGTCAGGAAAAAACAGTTCGTCTGTAATCAGGCGCATTTTTATCACTATTTCTTAACCTTAAAATACTTTATTATCAACAAGATTCCCAATATGATGTTTAGATAAAAACCCAACTGATAAGTTTGTGTCAAGATTTCCAAACTTGTCCAAAGTCGTATCAAATCTTCTAGTGACATACGGAATAGATATCCTTCTGTAGCAATCCACAAAATCAAAAATAGATAACTACCAGCAGCAAGCCATTTCGTCCACTGCTTTTTTACTAGCCAAGCAATCAAGAGCGAACAGATAAAGACAACTGTTACAATGGCATGTTCCATCAAAAAAGTAAAACCGTAATAGATTTCCACAAAGCGTCTACCATTATCCGCATTCGCTCCCCTTATAAAAGGTAAGGCAAAACTTAAAATAAAACAGAGTTCCAATATATAACGTTTTAAGATTTTCATGACACACCTCCAATAAGTTGTAAACCAAAAAGCCCACTTTCAATAACTGATAAGTCTTCAGAAACCATTCCCTATCTCATCATTAAATTATTCAACCTCCATCTACCTCTATTATACGATATTGACTTACTACCATCAAGAAACCGCTTTATCTTTTTAGCTTTTTATGGTATGATAAACAAAATATCTAGGGGAAAACAAATGACCAACGAATTTTTACATTTTGAAAAAATCAGTCGCCAGACTTGGCAATCATTGCATCGCAAAACAACCCCTCCCTTGACAGAGGAAGAGTTAGAATCCATCAAGAGTTTCAATGACCAGATTAGTCTGCAGGACGTAACAGACGTCTATCTTCCCCTTGTCCATCTTATCCATATTTACAAGCGCACTAAGGATGATTTGGCATTTTCAAAAGGAATTTTTCTTCAACGCGAAAGTAAATCTCAGCCTTTTATCATTGGGGTTTCTGGTAGTGTTGCTGTGGGGAAATCTACTACTAGTCGCTTGATTCAGATTCTACTATCACGCACTCTCCCAGATGCTACTGTAGAATTGGTGACAACTGACGGTTTTCTCTATCCCAATCAAACCTTGATAGACCAAGATATCTTAAATCGCAAAGGTTTTCCTGAAAGTTATGATATGGAAACCTTGCTGAATTTTCTTGACCGCCTAAAGAATGGGCAAGATGTCGATATTCCTGTCTATTCTCATGAAGTGTATGACATCGTTCCTGGAGAGAAACAACGTGTCAAAGCTGCTGATTTTGTCATTGTCGAAGGCATCAATGTCTTTCAAAACCCTCAAAATGAGCGCCTTTACATTACTGATTTCTTTGATTTCTCCATCTATGTGGATGCTACTGTCGAGGACATTGAAAGTTGGTATCTGGATCGTTTCTTAAAACTTCTCAGCTTTGCCCAAAATGATCCCAACAGCTACTACCACCGCTTTACGCAGATGCCAATTGGAGAAGTTGAAGCCTTTGCACATCAAGTTTGGACCAGTATTAATCTCACAAATCTACAAAACTATATCGAACCGACAAGGAATCGCGCCGAGGTCATTCTACACAAGACCAAAAACCATGAAATCGATGAAATTTACCTAAAAAAATAATTTCCCCTTGTCAAAACCTAAGTTTTCATATATAATGGTATAGTTAGTAAATATGGAGGTAAGAACATTGGCAAACATTAAATCAGCTATCAAACGCGCTGAATTGAACGTTAAACAAAACGAAAAAAACTCAGCTCAAAAATCAGCTATGCGTACTGCTATCAAAGCTTTCGAAGCAAACCCTTCTGAAGAACTTTTCCGTGCTGCTAGCTCAGCTATCGACAAAGCAGAAACTAAAGGTTTGATTCATAAAAACAAAGCAAGCCGCGATAAAGCTCGTCTTTCAGCTAAACTTGCTAAATAAGAAACAGTCCATAGAGGCTGTTTTTTTGTCCTCTAATCAGAAA
It includes:
- the parE gene encoding DNA topoisomerase IV subunit B encodes the protein MSKKEININNYNDDAIQVLEGLDAVRKRPGMYIGSTDGAGLHHLVWEIVDNAVDEALSGFGDRIDVTINKDGSLTVQDHGRGMPTGMHAMGIPTVEVIFTILHAGGKFGQGGYKTSGGLHGVGSSVVNALSSWLEVEITRDGTVYKQRFENGGKPVTTLKKIGTAPKSKTGTKVTFMPDATIFSTTDFKYNTISERLNESAFLLKNVTLSLTDKRTDEAIEFHYENGVQDFVSYLNEDKETLTPVLYFEGEDNGFQVEVALQYNDGFSDNILSFVNNVRTKDGGTHETGLKSAITKVMNDYARKTGLLKEKDKNLEGSDYREGLAAVLSILVPEEHLQFEGQTKDKLGSPLARPVVDGIVADKLTFFLMENGELASNLIRKAIKARDAREAARKARNESRNGKKNKKDKGLLSGKLTPAQSKNPAKNELYLVEGDSAGGSAKQGRDRKFQAILPLRGKVINTAKAKMADILKNEEINTMIYTIGAGVGADFSIEDANYDKIIIMTDADTDGAHIQTLLLTFFYRYMRPLVEAGHVYIALPPLYKMSKGKGKKEEVAYAWTDGELEELRKQFGKGATLQRYKGLGEMNADQLWETTMNPETRTLIRVTIEDLARAERRVNVLMGDKVEPRRKWIEDNVKFTLEESGEMVF
- the plsY gene encoding glycerol-3-phosphate 1-O-acyltransferase PlsY; this translates as MMTFVLLILAYLLGSIPSGLWIGQVFFQTNLREHGSGNTGTTNTFRILGKKAGMATFAIDFFKGTLATLLPIFFHLQGISPLVFGLLAVIGHTFPIFAGFKGGKAVATSAGVIFGFAPVFCLYLAIVFFGSLYLGSMISLSSVTASIAAVIGVLLFPLFGFILSSYDPLFILIILALASLIIIRHKDNITRIQNKTENLVPWGLNLTHQNPNK
- a CDS encoding ABC transporter permease — encoded protein: MSITTLLTLLVSSMLIYSAPLIFTSIGGVFSERGGVVNVGLEGIMVMGAFSGVVFNLEFAEQLGAATPWISLLVAGIVGAIFSLIHAVATVHFRADHVVSGTVLNLMAPALAVFLVKVLYNKGQTDNLSQTFGRFDFPVLADIPVIGDIFFKSTSLLGYIAIAFSFLAWFILFKTRFGLRLRSVGEHPQAADTLGINVYKMRYLGVVISGFLGGIGGAIYAQSISVNFSVTTIVGPGFIALAAMIFGKWNPIGAMLSSLFFGLSQSLAVIGSQLPFLQGVPAVYLQIAPYVLTILVLAAFFGKAVAPKADGINYIKSK
- a CDS encoding ABC transporter permease; this encodes MSKKLQQISVPLISVFLGILLGAIVMWIFGYDAIWGYEELFYTAFGSLRGIGEIFRAMGPLVLIGLGFAVASRAGFFNVGLPGQALAGWILSGWFALSHPDMPRPMLILATVVIALIAGGIVGAIPGILRAYLGTSEVIVTIMMNYIVLYVGNAFIHSFPKDFMQSTDSTIRVSANASYQTPWLSELTGNSRMNIGIFFAIIAVGVIWFLLKKTTLGFEIRAVGLNPHASEYAGISAKRTIILSMIISGALAGLGGAVEGLGTFQNVYVQGSSLAIGFNGMAVSLLAGNSPIGILFAAFLFGVLQVGAPGMNAAQVPSELVSIVTASIIFFVSVHYIIERFVKPKKQVKGGK
- a CDS encoding ABC transporter ATP-binding protein, producing MAHENVIEMRDITKVFGEFVANDKINLQLRKGEIHALLGENGAGKSTLMNMLAGLLEPTSGEIAVNGQVVKLDSPSKAASLGIGMVHQHFMLVEAFTVAENIILGSEITKNGVLDIAEATKEIKALSERYGLAVDPAAKVADISVGAQQRVEILKTLYRGADILIFDEPTAVLTPSEIDELMAIMKNLVKEGKSIILITHKLDEIRAVSNRVTVIRRGKSIQTVEIAGATNADLAEMMVGRSVSFKTEKQAPQPKEVVLSIKDLVVNENRGVPAVKNLSLDVRAGEIVGIAGIDGNGQSELIQAITGLRKVESGSVELKGKSIVGMHPRQITELSVGHVPEDRHRDGLILEMMISENIALQTYYKEPLSKNGILNYANITSHAKKLMEEFDVRAASEFVPAAALSGGNQQKAIIAREIDRDPELLIVSQPTRGLDVGAIEYIHKRLIEERDNGKAVLVVSFELDEILNVSDRIAVIHDGKIQGIVSPETTNKQELGVLMAGGNLGKEKSDV
- a CDS encoding BMP family lipoprotein is translated as MNKKQWLGLGLVAVAAVGLAACGNRSSRNAASSSSEMKTKAAIVTDTGGVDDKSFNQSAWEGLQDWGKEHNLSKDKGFTYFQSTSEADYANNLQQAAGSYNLIFGVGFALHNAVEEAAKDHSDLNYVLIDDVIKDQKNVASVTFADNEAAYLAGVAAAKTTKTKQVGFVGGIESEVISRFAAGFKAGVESVDPSIKVQVDYAGSFGDAAKGKTIAAAQYAAGADVVYQAAGGTGAGVFAEAKSLNESKNENEKVWVIGVDRDQAAEGKYTSKDGKESNFVLVSTLKQVGTTVKDIANKTEKGEFPGGQVIVYSLKDKGVDLAVTNLSEEGKKAVEDAKAKILDGSVKVPEK
- a CDS encoding cytidine deaminase, whose protein sequence is MATTELIELAIETSKQAYVPYSHFPIGAVLVAKDGSIYTGVNIENASYPLTNCGERTAIFKAVSEGQRKFSELIVYGQTEKPISPCGACRQVMVEFFEQDLKVTLVAKDKSTVEMTVGELLPYSFTDLN